GTGCCTACCGGCACCAGGCCGTGCGAGCCTTCCGCGATCTGCCAATCCACGAATGCCGAGAAGGCTTTCTCATCGACCGCCCCATTGGCAAAGGGGGTGATGAGCGCCGTGATCGATCCTCTCAGCATTTGAGGTATTCCTTGGTGTTCTGCCACAGTTGCGCCGTGGCTTGGTGTGATGGTGCCGCTCGTATGGCGGCCGTTCGGAGGTGGGCACCATACTTTTTGTTGTGCGGCACGACAAGTTGGGTGTCAGGGCTATCACCGCTATCGGCCGCGAGAACTTTGCAGCAACCAAATGTTCACCCTGGCCGGGTAACGTTGGGTTAACCGCAAGGATGGGGGCACCTTGTTGGGTTAGAATTCAGGACCAACAGGACGGTACCATGCTACTAGTGCAACAGAGGCGTCCTCGCCTTGTTGCTGGCCTGCTCGCAGCGACGATGTTCCTGCAGGCCGGAGCCGCCCCAATCCCCGCAATGGCTGTTGACGGGGTCGATACCACCACGACCGCCGCCATCGATCCGGCGCCCATTGCCGCTGGCCTGCCTCAGGGTTCGGCCACGTTCCGCCGCGCGCTCGATCTCCTCAAATCGCGCAATTACGCCGATGCTTATGCAGCCGCTCGCGGCCTGCAGAGTGCCGTCGAGCGCCGCACGATCCAGTGGGCGGCGATCTATTACGGCGGCACCGATATCGACTACGAATCCATCGCGCGCTTCGCCGCCGACGCCCCCGACTACGCCACTGCCGGCCTCTACAAGACCCGTCTTGAGCAATCGCTGGTCAAGGCCAATGCCGACAGCGCCGATGTCATCCGGCTGCTCGGCGGCGCCATGCCCTCGACCATTCCCGCGCAGATCGCCCTGGCCTCCGCCTATCTCGAAAGCGGCCAGAAGGATCGCGCCGCCCGCATCGCCCGCTCTATCTGGGTCGACAACTATCTCGACCAGAAGTCCGAGGACGACGTCAAAGCCAAGCTCGGCTCCCTCCTCGATCGCGATGCCCATTGGGCCCGCGCCGTTCACCTGATGATGAACGACCGCGCCGCCGGCGTTGAACGGCTCCTGCCCTTTCTATCGTCCGGCCAGAAGTCCCTCGCCGTTGCCCGCATTGCCGTCTCGCGCAACGCCAACAACGCCAAGGCGCTGCTCGACGCGGTCGACCCGGCTTATCAGAAGCACCCTGTCTTCATCTTCTCCCGCGCACAGCGCGCCCGCCAGGCGGAGCTTTATGAGAGCGCCATCGACTGGCTTAATAAGGCCAGCGGCGACCTGCCCGATGCTGCCGAGTGGTGGTACGAGCGCCGTACGCTGATCCGCCAGCTCCTCTCTGCGGGCGATGCCAAGCTCGCCTACGAGGCCGCCGACACCTATCGCGAAGGCCCGGAGGGTCGCCTCGTCGACGCCCGCTTCCACGCCGGCTGGATCGCCGCTTCCTTCCTTGGCGACCCGAAATCGGCCAAGGCGCATTTCGAGAAGATGCGCTCCCTCTCCACCCTGCCCGACACCGTCAGCCAGGCCGACTACTGGCTGGCGCGCACCTTGCGGCAGCTCGGTGATGACGCCGGCGCCAAGACCGCGCTCGAGGCTGCCGCCAAGTACAGCACCGTCTATTACGGTCTCCTCGCTCGCGCCGAGCTTGGCCTCAAGGGCGTCGAGATTCGTGGCATGCCGGCCTGGAAGCACAGCGAAACCGTGTTCGACGCCCGCGAGCCGGTGCAGGCCATCCGCCTGCTCGCCGCCAATGGCCAGCAGAGCATGGCCATGCCGCTCCTGCGCACCTTTGCCGCCAGGCTCACCGATACCGGCGAGATGGTTCTCGCCGCTCGACTGGCCCAATCGATCGGCGCCCACCAGGTTGCCATCACCATCGCTGAGACAGCCGAAAGCCGCGGCGCGCCGATGGATCTCTTCAGCTTCCCCAAGGACGGCCTGCCCCAGAACGCGGCGCTCGCCGCCATCGACAAGGCCGCCGTCTACGCCATCACCCGCCAGGAAAGCCGGTTCCAGGTCGATGCCGTGTCGAGCGCCGGTGCGCGCGGTCTCATGCAGCTCATGCCAGGCACCGCCAAGGAAACCGCAGCCAAGGTCGGCGTCGATTACTCGGCCACCCGCCTCGTAACCGATGGCGCCTACAACGCGCTTCTGGGCTCGACCTATCTCGCTGCCCAGCTCAACCGCTATGACGGCTCGCTCGTCCTCGCCGCAGCCGCCTACAATGCTGGCGCCGGCAATGCCAACAAGTGGATTTCCGCCTATGGCGACCCGCGTTCGAGCCGCGTCGACCCAGTCGTCTGGATCGAACTCATCCCCTTCCAGGAAACGCGAAAATACGTGCAGCGCGTTCTCGGCAACTACCTCGTCTACCGGGCCCGGCTGGGCGACTCCGGCATGACCCTGATGGACGCCCTGCGCAAGATTCCGGGCTGATGGGCTAAAGCCCATTGCCACCATGCGGGCGTCTGCTAAGACGCTTGCATGGCCAACCGGAATTACCCGCCCGACCACCCGCCATTTGCCGCCCTGCCCGTACGCACGATCACCATCGGCACCGGCGCGGACCAGATGGCCGTGCATATTTCCGGCCGCCTCAGTTCGCGGCGTGTGCCGGTCATCTGCGTGCCCGGCTATCAGCGCAACATGACGGATTTCACAGACTTCATCCGCTATTTCGGCCGCCTTGCCGGCGAAAGCTGGCCCGTCATCCTGGTCGACCTCTTCGGTCGTGGCCGCTCCACCGACCGCAGCGACAAGCTGCGCTACGCCTCGCCGCAGGACGCCGCCGACCTCTGCACCCTCGCCGACGCCCTGGGCGTCGAGCGCGCGGCTTTTGTCGGCCAGGGCTATGGCGGCCAGGTCACCATGGCATTGGCCGCGCGGCGCCCCGGTCTCATCGCCGGCGCGGTATTGATCGATGCCGGTCCCCTCAGCGATTCCCGCGGACTTGTGCGGTTGCGCGGCAATCTCCAGCACATCGCCGGCTGGCGCGGCGAAGCCGTGCTTCGCGCGGGCATGCGCCAGATTCTCAGCCGCGACTATCCCGGCCTTACCGACCCGCAGCTCGATGCCCTGGCCCTACGGACCCACTTCATCGACAAGCGCGGCCGCGCCCACGCCCTCTTCGATCCACACCTCCTCAAGATGCTGGATTCCTTCGAGGCCGACGACGTCCTCGTCGCGCAATGGCCCCTCTTCGACGCCCTGCA
The sequence above is a segment of the Paradevosia shaoguanensis genome. Coding sequences within it:
- a CDS encoding transglycosylase SLT domain-containing protein; amino-acid sequence: MAVDGVDTTTTAAIDPAPIAAGLPQGSATFRRALDLLKSRNYADAYAAARGLQSAVERRTIQWAAIYYGGTDIDYESIARFAADAPDYATAGLYKTRLEQSLVKANADSADVIRLLGGAMPSTIPAQIALASAYLESGQKDRAARIARSIWVDNYLDQKSEDDVKAKLGSLLDRDAHWARAVHLMMNDRAAGVERLLPFLSSGQKSLAVARIAVSRNANNAKALLDAVDPAYQKHPVFIFSRAQRARQAELYESAIDWLNKASGDLPDAAEWWYERRTLIRQLLSAGDAKLAYEAADTYREGPEGRLVDARFHAGWIAASFLGDPKSAKAHFEKMRSLSTLPDTVSQADYWLARTLRQLGDDAGAKTALEAAAKYSTVYYGLLARAELGLKGVEIRGMPAWKHSETVFDAREPVQAIRLLAANGQQSMAMPLLRTFAARLTDTGEMVLAARLAQSIGAHQVAITIAETAESRGAPMDLFSFPKDGLPQNAALAAIDKAAVYAITRQESRFQVDAVSSAGARGLMQLMPGTAKETAAKVGVDYSATRLVTDGAYNALLGSTYLAAQLNRYDGSLVLAAAAYNAGAGNANKWISAYGDPRSSRVDPVVWIELIPFQETRKYVQRVLGNYLVYRARLGDSGMTLMDALRKIPG
- a CDS encoding alpha/beta fold hydrolase; translated protein: MANRNYPPDHPPFAALPVRTITIGTGADQMAVHISGRLSSRRVPVICVPGYQRNMTDFTDFIRYFGRLAGESWPVILVDLFGRGRSTDRSDKLRYASPQDAADLCTLADALGVERAAFVGQGYGGQVTMALAARRPGLIAGAVLIDAGPLSDSRGLVRLRGNLQHIAGWRGEAVLRAGMRQILSRDYPGLTDPQLDALALRTHFIDKRGRAHALFDPHLLKMLDSFEADDVLVAQWPLFDALQHIPLMLFRSQLTDQLRRETFEAMTRRRPEAPALIINDEGSPALLNHPDEVRAIVAFVEKLGKTGKVAA